The Pyrenophora tritici-repentis strain M4 chromosome 3, whole genome shotgun sequence genome has a window encoding:
- a CDS encoding small nucleolar ribonucleoprotein SNU13, with protein MAEDNSAAWPQADQALSQEILDLVQQASHYKQIKKGANEATKTLNRGISELIILAADTSPLAILLHLPLLCEDKNVPYVYVPSKQALGRACGVARPVIAASITTNEASDLMGQIRALKDKVERLAV; from the exons ATGGCCGAAGACAAC TCCGCAGCCTGGCCCCAAGCCGATCAGGCTCTCTCGCAAGAGATACTTGACC TCgtccaacaagcaagtcacTACAAACAAATCAAGAAGGGAGCCAACGAAGCGACGAAGACCCTCAACCGCGGAATTTCCGAGCTAATTATCCTCGCCGCTGACACCTCCCCActcgctatcctcctccacctgccTCTCCTCTGCGAAGACAAGAACGTACCCTACGTCTACGTCCCTAGCAAGCAGGCTCTTGGACGTGCCTGCGGAGTTGCTAGGCCCGTCATCGCTGCGTCCATCACCACCAACGAAGCGTCTGATCTGATGGGTCAGATCCGCGCCCTCAAGGACAAGGTTGAGCGTCTCGCGGTCTAG
- a CDS encoding WSC domain containing protein yields the protein MNPGSISDHVHTISGGSGFKANMTYQDTQASLCSSCSIKEDKSNYWTPQLYVKYKNGTGFAPVPVMGDGDDTNGGMTVYYLQRRGDNQTEQLHAFPEGFRMIAGDPDTRSSDGSLAAQGISFNCLGANLLETNGMPNYTCPGGLRAQVFFPQCWDGKNLDSPDHKSHMSYPSGTVYNGGNCPPTHPVHMISIFYEILYDTARFESEWDDGKNPFVFSQGDATGYGLHGDFFNGWDVEVLQKAVNTCTDMSGQVEKCAAVTMYTTEESNACKIPSSLNEQVSKNLTALPGCNTLTYGPTRATTTSAANCTSHTPTLNAAGPSDHIDLTQTKRWQYIGCGTDSVTDRAMTGAWTYNDTMTVESCINYCIAGKFSYAAPENGNECFCNNELDVKRLPKEGIMGSCAMPCVGNKEQVCGNAGSMSIYRRCEDDGGECRNNDVGGVAAAVASRSTSSSMTTVIVPAATLLGRA from the exons ATGAACCCTGGGAGCATCTCCGACCATGTACACACAATATCTGGTGGATCAGGGTTCAAGGCCAATATGACATACCAGGACACTCAAGCCTCCTTGTGCTCATCATGTTCCATCAAG GAGGACAAATCAAACTACTGGACCCCCCAACTCTACGTGAAGTACAAGAATGGGACGGGATTTGCCCCAGTCCCTGTTATGGGTGACGGGGACGATACGAACGGTGGCATGACCGTGTATTACCTCCAGCGCCGTGGAGACAATCAGACCGAGCAACTACACGCCTTTCCAGAAGGATTCCGTATGATTGCTGGCGATCCGGATACTCGCTCTTCTGACGGTAGCCTTGCCGCTCAAGGCATTTCTTTTAACTGCCTCGGCGCAAACCTACTAGAGACGAACGGTATGCCCAACTACACGTGTCCGGGAGGACTGCGAGCCCAAGTCTTCTTCCCTCAATGCTGGGATGGCAAGAATCTCGACTCACCTGACCACAAAAGCCATATGAGCTATCCATCGGGTACCGTGTACAATGGTGGCAACTGTCCCCCTACGCACCCCGTCCACATGATCTCCATATTCTACGAGATCCTGTACGACACGGCGCGCTTCGAAAGTGAATGGGATGACGGCAAGAATCCCTTTGTCTTCTCCCAAGGAGACGCAACAGGCTACGGACTCCACGGCGACTTCTTCAACGGCTGGGATGTAGAGGTCCTCCAAAAGGCCGTCAATACCTGCACAGACATGTCTGGTCAAGTCGAAAAGTGCGCCGCAGTTACCATGTACACAACCGAGGAAAGCAACGCGTGCAAAATCCCCTCGTCACTCAACGAACAAGTCAGCAAAAACCTTACTGCCCTCCCAGGCTGCAACACCCTCACATACGGCCCTACCCGTGCCACCACCACTTCCGCAGCAAATTGCACATCCCACACCCCTACCCTCAATGCCGCCGGCCCTTCCGATCACATCGATCTCACCCAAACCAAAAGGTGGCAATACATCGGCTGCGGCACGGACTCTGTGACTGACCGCGCCATGACGGGCGCCTGGACATACAACGACACCATGACGGTGGAGAGCTGCATCAACTACTGCATTGCTGGCAAATTTTCCTACGCCGCGCCTGAAAATGGCAATGAATGTTTCTGTAACAACGAGCTTGATGTAAAACGCCTGCCTAAAGAGGGGATTATGGGATCTTGCGCTATGCCGTGTGTGGGGAATAAGGAGCAAGTGTGTGGTAATGCTGGTAGTATGAGTATCTATCGTAGGTGTGAGGATGATGGGGGTGAGTGTCGGAACAATGATGTTGGTGGTGTTGCTGCAGCGGTGGCTTCTCGATCGACCAGCTCGTCTATGACTACGGTAATCGTGCCTGCAGCCACTCTTCTGGGGCGGGCTTAG
- a CDS encoding AtpE, F0F1-type ATP synthase, subunit c-Archaeal-vacuolar-type H+-ATPase, subunit K has translation MVSELCPVYAPFFGAMGCTSAIVFACFGAAYGTAKAGVGVSAMGVLRPDLIVKNIIPVVMAGIIGIYGLVVSVLISNGLKQESSLFANFIQLGAGLSVGLSGMAAGFAIGIVGDAGVRGTAQQPRLFVGMILILIFAEVLGLYGLIVALLMNSKAGEAQC, from the exons ATGGTTTCCGAACTTTG CCCCGTCTATGCC CCCTTCTTCGGTGCCATGGGCTGCACGTCCGCTATCGTCTTCGCTTGCTTCGGTGCGGCCTACGGAACTGCTAAGGCTGGTGTTGGTGTCTCGGCCATGGGTGTCCTCCGCCCTGACCTGATTGTAAAGA ACATTATTCCCGTTGTCATGGCGGGTATTATTGGTATCTACGGTCTCGTCGTGTCTGTCCTCATCTCCAACGGCCTGAAACAGGAGTCTTCGCTGTTCGCCAACTTCATCCAACTCGGTGCTGGTCTCTCCGTTGGTCTTTCGGGTATGGCTGCCGGTTTTGCCATCGGTATTGTCGGTGATGCTGGTGTACGAGGAACCGCTCAGCAGCCCAGGCTTTTCGTCGGAATGATTCTGATCCTCATTTTCGCTGAAGTTTTGG GTCTCTATGGCCTTATTGTCGCCCTTCTCATGAACTCCAAGGCTGGTGAGGCTCAATGCTAA
- a CDS encoding BglB, Beta-glucosidase-6-phospho-beta-glucosidase-beta- galactosidase gives MKPQALLACGAVALAQQVYIPAEGPVSRPQCVENCTYATAVPQYTFREFSFTQTETVRTAKSIPAPTATTTYAPPYASLSSFVPNLTTTQWGNWYPNASVTATDTANPYGNASWSALWSTIPWVNFTRGIYSTTVSPTPVPTSELILPPPEPVIPQSCYYFPKDFMLGVAASAVQIEGAIADEGRTPVHNDVGTLINPGQAPNWIANENYYLYKQDIERIAAMGVKYYRFSVPWTRILPFILPGTPVNEQGLAHYDELINFVLEKGMLPALMIYHNDSPFQFYNGNISSIFNVPGTGAIGYLDSCFQCSYKNVSFEDAFVNYGKILMTHFADRVPIWWSFNEPLLGARNGKSIDAVIKAHARLSHFYHDEIKGTGKISLTFNDNFGVPKNPQDPADVDAANHFNSFQLATFSNPIFLGIDYPESFKSSTADYVPLSAEDLAYINGTADFYSIQPYTATVVSPPPNDTIANCAANITHPLRPYCVTQETTTTTGWNIGYRSQSYSPVAVTEFGFPVFAESQKAQKDQEFDSPRSQYYQTYLNEGLKAIWEDGVQFVGAFAWSWADNWEFGDYAQQFGIQTVNRTTMVRRYKKSFFDYVDFIESRRQKA, from the exons ATGAAACCTCAAGCTCTTCTGGCATGCGGAGCCGTAGCACTTGCTCAGCAAGTCTACATCCCGGCTGAAGGCCCAGTATCACGACCGCAATGCGTGGAAAATTGCACATACGCCACTGCAGTTCCTCAATACACCTTCCGAGAGTTCAGCTTCACGCAAACCGAGACGGTTCGTACTGCAAAGTCGATCCCGGCTCCCACTGCTACGACGACCTACGCTCCACCCTATGCGTCGCTTAGCAGCTTCGTACCCAATTTGACGACAACGCAATGGGGCAACTGGTACCCCAACGCCAGCGTAACAGCTACCGATACCGCCAACCCGTACGGAAACGCGTCGTGGTCTGCACTTTGGAGTACGATTCCCTGGGTTAACTTCACAAGGGGCATATACTCTACAACAGTGTCACCGACTCCAGTACCGACGAGCGAGCTAATCCTACCTCCTCCTGAACCTGTCATTCCCCAGTCATGCTACTACTTCCCCAAGGACTTCATGCTCGGTGTAGCAGCCTCAGCCGTTCAAATTGAGGGAGCTATCGCCGACGAAGGCCGGACACCGGTCCACAACGATGTTGGCACCTTAATCAACCCGGGCCAAGCACCAAACTGGATCGCAAACGAGAACTACTATCTGTACAAGCAAGACATTGAGCGGATTGCAGCCATGGGAGTGAAGTACTACCGATTCTCCGTTCCCTGGACACGAATCCTTCCCTTTATCCTTCCGGGCACACCAGTTAACGAGCAAGGCCTAGCACACTACGACGAGCTGATCAACTTTGTTTTGGAGAAGGGGATGCTACCTGCTCTCATGATTTACCATAACGATTCTCCCTTCCAGTTCTACAACGGCAATATCAGCAGTATTTTTAACGTGCCCGGAACTGGAGCTATCGGTTACTTGGACTCTTGCTTTCAATGTAGCTACAAGAATGTTTCGTTTGAAGATGCTTTTGTGAACTATGGAAAGATCCTAATGACGCACTTTGCCGACCGTGTTCCTATCTGGTGGTCGTTCAATGAGCCGCTGCTCGGTGCGCGGAATGGAAAGTCCATTGATGCTGTTATCAAAGCGCATGCAAGGCTTTCTCACTTCTACCACGACGAAATCAAGGGTACTGGAAAGATTTCGTTGACCTTCAACGATAATTTCGGTGTACCCAAGAATCCACAAGATCCCGCCGATGTTGACGCAGCCAACCACTTCAACTCCTTCCAACTGGCTACCTTTTCCAACCCCATCTTCCTTGGAATCGATTACCCAGAGTCCTTCAAGAGCAGCACCGCTGACTACGTACCGTTGAGTGCCGAAGACTTAGCATACATCAACGGCACTGCCGACTTCTACTCTATTCAGCCCTACACCGCTACTGTTGTTAGCCCCCCTCCCAACGATACTATTGCGAACTGCGCCGCCAACATCACCCACCCGCTTCGCCCTTACTGTGTCACCCAGGAAACCACCACTACAACCGGGTGGAACATTGGATACCGCAGCCAAAGCTAC TCCCCCGTCGCTGTAACCGAGTTTGGTTTCCCCGTCTTCGCTGAATCGCAGAAAGCGCAAAAGGACCAGGAGTTTGACAGCCCAAGAAGCCAGTACTACCAGACCTATCTTAACGAAGGTCTCAAGGCCATCTGGGAAGATGGCGTACAGTTTGTTGGCGCTTTTGCTTGGTCCTGGGCGGATAACTGGGAGTTTGGTGATTATGCCCAGCAATTTGGTATCCAGACTGTCAATCGTACGACAATGGTGCGGAGGTACAAAAAGAGTTTCTTCGACTACGTCGACTTCATAGAAAGCAGACGCCAAAAGGCGTAG
- a CDS encoding oxidoreductase, with the protein MINLGIIGTNWITHSFVEAAHATGKYNLTAVYSRKEETAKEFASKYTDKQITTYTDLEALSRSSIDTIYIASPNIFHYEQAKLFLSVGKNVIVEKPSCSTVSELKELFALAKSNKVVLIEAFRHIQEANFKLLKSKLPDLGPIYGASITFAQYSSRYEKVLQGEVPNIFNLEMGGGALVDLGVYCVAAAIDLFGAPQDAQYWPVKIATGADGAGRLLLTYPNFTVHLCHSKIYNSDAPTEIYGEKGTLAIKTVTDIDDVVFWDPKTKTKTSVERVKQPEKLNLIEEARAFAGILEGGDMEEVERLERHSRDVLAVLEKVRRDNGLLFAGGL; encoded by the coding sequence ATGATCAACCTCGGAATCATTGGAACCAACTGGATCACCCACTCCTTCGTCGAGGCGGCCCACGCTACCGGAAAGTACAACCTGACCGCCGTCTACTCGCGCAAGGAAGAAACAGCAAAGGAATTTGCATCCAAATACACCGACAAACAAATCACCACCTACACGGACCTAGAAGCTCTCTCCCGTTCCTCCATTGACACAATCTACATCGCAAGCCCCAATATTTTCCACTACGAACAAGCCAAGCTCTTCCTCTCGGTCGGCAAAAACGTCATTGTCGAGAAACCCAGCTGCAGCACAGTATCCGAGCTCAAAGAACTCTTCGCCCTCGCAAAGTCAAACAAAGTCGTCCTAATCGAAGCCTTCCGCCACATCCAAGAAGCCAACTTCAAACTCCTAAAAAGCAAGCTCCCCGACCTTGGTCCCATCTACGGCGCGAGCATCACCTTCGCCCAGTACAGCAGTCGCTACGAAAAAGTACTCCAAGGCGAAGTGCCCAACATCTTCAACCTAGAGATGGGTGGCGGCGCCCTCGTAGACCTAGGCGTCTATTGCGTAGCCGCCGCCATTGACCTCTTCGGCGCACCGCAAGACGCACAGTACTGGCCCGTTAAAATCGCCACGGGCGCAGATGGCGCTGGCCGTCTCCTTCTCACGTACCCCAACTTCACCGTCCATCTGTGCCACTCCAAAATCTACAATTCTGACGCCCCGACGGAGATCTACGGCGAAAAAGGTACGTTGGCAATCAAGACGGTGACGGATATCGACGACGTGGTGTTTTGGGATCCGAAGACTAAGACGAAGACGTCCGTGGAGAGGGTCAAGCAGCCGGAGAAGTTGAACTTGATCGAAGAGGCGAGGGCTTTTGCGGGGATTCTGGAGGGAGGGGAtatggaggaggtggagcGGTTGGAGAGGCATAGTAGGGATGTTTTGGCGGTGTTGGAGAAGGTGAGGAGGGATAATGGGTTGTTGTTTGCTGGGGGTTTGTAG